A DNA window from Endomicrobiales bacterium contains the following coding sequences:
- the purB gene encoding adenylosuccinate lyase produces MIPRYSRPEMSAIWSDENRFKIMLEVELLAAEAMAKDSIVPMSVVKEIRRKAKIDVNKIAEIEKTVKHDVISFLTQIAQSVGPKARFLHLGMTSSDVLDTALGVQLAKSCDLLLKGIDALTATTKKLAIKYKFTPTMGRTHGVHAEPTTFGLKVLGWYSQMLRARSIIETTKDYVSYGKISGAVGTFAHLNPKVEEYVCKKMGLKAEPVSTQIVPRDRHAVYLCRIAIVGSLLERIALEIRHLQRTEVLEAEEPFSEGQKGSSAMPHKRNPIISENICGLARLLRGYVATGLENIALWHERDISHSSAERIILPDAAIALDYMLYRTNYMLSDLRVYPQNMLSNLKKSEDTIFSGALLLAIVDKGKSREDAYKIMQRAAFEARESKKSLADVVASDTQITKLLTKDEIKKCFSLEKHLANVDYIFKRTLKKHS; encoded by the coding sequence ATGATTCCCCGCTACAGCAGGCCTGAAATGTCCGCCATTTGGTCAGATGAAAACAGATTTAAAATTATGCTTGAAGTTGAACTGCTTGCGGCAGAGGCAATGGCAAAAGATTCTATTGTGCCGATGAGTGTCGTAAAAGAAATTCGTCGCAAGGCAAAAATAGATGTAAACAAAATTGCCGAAATTGAAAAAACCGTTAAACACGATGTTATTTCTTTTCTTACTCAAATAGCGCAAAGTGTTGGGCCAAAGGCGAGGTTTTTGCACCTTGGCATGACTTCTTCTGATGTGCTTGACACGGCACTTGGGGTGCAACTTGCAAAGAGCTGCGACCTTTTACTGAAAGGAATTGACGCTTTAACGGCCACAACAAAAAAACTTGCAATCAAATATAAATTTACTCCTACAATGGGCAGAACGCACGGCGTACACGCAGAACCAACAACTTTTGGTTTAAAGGTACTTGGTTGGTACTCACAAATGCTCAGGGCGCGTTCAATTATAGAAACAACAAAAGATTATGTATCTTATGGTAAAATTTCCGGCGCTGTTGGAACATTTGCTCACTTAAATCCAAAAGTTGAAGAGTATGTTTGCAAAAAAATGGGCTTAAAGGCAGAACCAGTTTCTACACAGATTGTTCCGCGCGACAGGCATGCTGTTTACCTTTGCCGTATAGCCATTGTTGGCAGTTTGCTTGAAAGGATTGCACTTGAAATTCGCCACTTACAAAGAACCGAAGTGCTTGAGGCTGAAGAGCCATTTAGTGAAGGTCAGAAAGGATCGTCCGCAATGCCGCACAAGCGTAACCCGATAATTTCAGAAAACATCTGCGGTTTGGCACGCCTGCTGAGAGGCTATGTTGCAACAGGTCTTGAAAATATAGCGCTTTGGCATGAAAGAGACATAAGCCATTCATCGGCAGAAAGGATTATCTTGCCAGATGCCGCAATAGCTCTTGATTATATGTTGTATAGAACAAATTATATGCTTTCCGACTTAAGAGTGTATCCGCAGAACATGCTTTCAAATCTAAAAAAATCTGAAGACACTATTTTTTCAGGGGCACTTTTGCTTGCAATTGTAGATAAAGGCAAAAGCAGGGAAGATGCGTATAAAATAATGCAACGAGCGGCTTTTGAGGCAAGAGAGTCAAAAAAATCCTTGGCCGATGTGGTTGCAAGCGACACACAAATAACAAAGCTACTAACAAAAGATGAAATAAAAAAGTGTTTTTCGCTTGAAAAACACCTTGCAAATGTTGATTATATTTTCAAAAGAACTTTGAAAAAACATTCCTAA
- the purN gene encoding phosphoribosylglycinamide formyltransferase: MKRIGVLVSGGGSNLEAIIEACKNGVLKDIAQVYVVISNKSDAYALQRAKNNNIAGVFVDRKKFTTSLEFSDAILQELMKYKVDLVCLAGFMQKIETNLINVFKGKILNIHPALLPKFGGKGMHGRLVHEAVIAAKESKSGATVHLVDEHYDHGKIVAQIEVPVLVNDTPQTLAQRVLKVEHDLYPKAIKIILEDK, from the coding sequence ATGAAAAGAATAGGTGTGCTTGTCTCCGGTGGCGGCAGTAATTTAGAGGCAATAATAGAAGCTTGTAAAAATGGAGTTTTAAAAGACATTGCTCAGGTTTATGTTGTAATATCAAATAAATCCGATGCTTATGCATTACAAAGAGCAAAAAACAATAACATAGCCGGAGTTTTTGTAGACAGGAAAAAGTTTACAACTTCTCTTGAGTTTTCTGATGCCATTTTACAGGAACTGATGAAGTATAAAGTTGATTTAGTGTGTCTTGCCGGCTTTATGCAAAAAATTGAAACAAATTTAATAAATGTGTTTAAAGGCAAAATTTTAAATATTCACCCGGCCCTCTTGCCTAAGTTCGGAGGCAAAGGAATGCATGGCCGCCTTGTGCATGAGGCGGTAATTGCGGCAAAAGAAAGCAAAAGTGGCGCAACTGTGCATTTGGTAGATGAACACTACGATCACGGCAAAATAGTAGCACAAATTGAAGTGCCGGTGCTTGTAAATGACACGCCGCAGACATTGGCGCAAAGAGTTTTAAAAGTAGAACATGATTTATACCCAAAAGCTATAAAAATTATTCTGGAGGATAAATGA
- the purM gene encoding phosphoribosylformylglycinamidine cyclo-ligase — MQITYKQSGVNIDAGNELVKRIKKKLPKIGGFGGLFPLEKTKYNLVSSTDGVGTKLKIAFLLNKHNTVGIDLVAMNVNDIICVGAKPLFFLDYFACGKLDVNLSEQVILGIKKGCDISACALIGGETAEMPGFYKDGEYDLAGFCVGVVEKGKEISGKNIKPGDVLLGMPSSGPHSNGYSLIRKVFSEAELKKHSKALFAPTKIYVKEILGLLSKFGGAKTVSGIAHITGGSFYDKIERILPQNCKVVIDKKSWKVPAIFKLVEQKGNVPQKDIYRTLNMGIGMVVIVKADKAAQVCKYLKGSKIIGKVVSGKKSVELL, encoded by the coding sequence ATGCAGATAACCTACAAACAATCTGGTGTAAATATTGATGCCGGCAACGAACTTGTGAAAAGAATTAAAAAGAAACTCCCGAAAATTGGCGGCTTTGGCGGTTTGTTTCCGCTTGAGAAAACAAAGTACAACCTTGTCAGTTCAACTGACGGCGTTGGAACAAAACTTAAAATTGCATTTTTGCTTAACAAACATAATACAGTTGGTATTGACCTTGTGGCAATGAATGTTAATGATATTATTTGTGTTGGTGCAAAACCATTATTTTTTCTTGATTATTTTGCCTGCGGTAAGCTTGATGTAAACCTTAGCGAGCAGGTTATTTTAGGTATAAAAAAGGGTTGTGATATTTCAGCTTGCGCGCTAATCGGTGGTGAAACAGCCGAAATGCCTGGTTTTTACAAAGATGGCGAGTACGACCTTGCCGGCTTTTGTGTTGGTGTTGTGGAAAAAGGCAAAGAGATAAGCGGTAAAAACATAAAACCGGGTGATGTGCTGCTTGGGATGCCTTCATCAGGACCGCACTCTAATGGATATTCTTTAATAAGAAAAGTATTTTCGGAAGCCGAGTTAAAAAAACACTCCAAAGCTTTATTTGCTCCAACAAAAATATATGTAAAAGAAATTCTTGGTTTGCTTAGCAAGTTTGGCGGTGCCAAAACAGTAAGTGGAATTGCGCATATAACCGGCGGCAGCTTTTACGATAAAATAGAAAGAATACTTCCACAAAATTGTAAAGTTGTAATAGATAAAAAATCATGGAAAGTACCGGCAATATTTAAACTTGTAGAGCAGAAAGGCAATGTGCCGCAAAAAGATATTTACCGTACGCTCAATATGGGAATTGGTATGGTTGTAATTGTAAAAGCTGATAAAGCTGCACAAGTTTGCAAATATTTAAAAGGTTCAAAGATAATTGGGAAAGTTGTCTCCGGCAAAAAAAGCGTGGAGCTTTTATAA
- the pyrE gene encoding orotate phosphoribosyltransferase produces MDAIKVKKLFEEKNALLSGHFLLSSGLHSDTYFQSALILQHPADASVLAQGIAQKIKAAIKEDIDLVISPALGGIVIGQEMGRALNKRAIFCERVEGKLVLRRGFSIAKDERVLVVEDVVTTGLSTREVIEVVSGLGGIVVCCASLVDRSGGKVNFGVPLVSLLSLDVKSYKAEDCPMCKAGNTPIKPGSRK; encoded by the coding sequence GTGGACGCTATAAAAGTTAAAAAATTATTTGAAGAAAAAAACGCACTACTTTCCGGGCATTTTTTACTTTCTAGTGGTTTGCATTCAGATACTTATTTTCAATCGGCTTTAATACTCCAGCACCCGGCTGATGCCTCTGTGCTTGCGCAAGGCATCGCGCAAAAAATTAAAGCGGCAATAAAAGAAGATATTGACTTGGTTATCTCTCCTGCGCTTGGAGGCATTGTAATAGGTCAAGAGATGGGCAGAGCATTAAATAAAAGAGCCATATTTTGCGAGCGAGTGGAAGGTAAACTTGTTTTGAGGCGTGGTTTTTCTATTGCAAAAGACGAGAGAGTTCTTGTAGTAGAAGATGTAGTTACAACAGGTCTTTCCACAAGAGAAGTTATTGAAGTTGTTTCTGGGCTTGGCGGTATTGTTGTATGCTGTGCCTCTTTGGTTGACCGTAGCGGCGGCAAGGTTAATTTTGGAGTGCCGTTAGTATCTTTGCTAAGTTTAGATGTAAAAAGTTACAAGGCGGAAGATTGTCCTATGTGCAAAGCTGGTAACACACCTATAAAACCCGGAAGTAGAAAATAA
- the pyrF gene encoding orotidine-5'-phosphate decarboxylase, with protein sequence MKKLIVALDIYEYDKVIAMVKELSNFVDVFKVGPILFLNSGHKIIDGIHSLNKKVFLDLKFHDIPATVRRSVQSAKELGVYSLTLHSCGGIDMLKEAASVEGRPKLWAVTVLTSQASDPQEVIARACLAKSAGVDGVIASPLEIAAIKNCCGKTFEVVTPGIRFSDDKKDDQVRVATPSAAISAGADFIVVGRPIIEAQNPAFAAEKIAKELGE encoded by the coding sequence ATGAAAAAGCTGATTGTGGCTCTTGATATTTATGAATACGACAAGGTCATAGCAATGGTTAAAGAACTCTCTAATTTTGTAGATGTTTTTAAAGTTGGTCCGATTTTATTTTTAAACTCAGGACATAAAATAATTGATGGGATTCACTCGTTAAATAAAAAAGTATTTTTAGATCTTAAGTTTCACGATATTCCTGCGACGGTTCGCCGTTCGGTTCAATCGGCAAAAGAGCTTGGGGTTTATAGTTTAACACTGCACTCTTGTGGCGGGATTGATATGCTAAAAGAGGCCGCATCAGTTGAGGGCAGGCCAAAGCTTTGGGCAGTAACCGTGCTTACAAGTCAGGCAAGTGACCCTCAAGAAGTTATTGCAAGGGCTTGCCTTGCAAAGAGTGCGGGTGTAGATGGCGTAATAGCGTCACCGCTTGAGATTGCGGCAATAAAAAATTGTTGCGGCAAAACTTTTGAAGTGGTTACACCGGGTATTAGATTTTCAGACGACAAAAAAGATGATCAAGTAAGAGTTGCAACGCCATCGGCGGCAATTAGTGCCGGTGCAGATTTTATAGTTGTTGGCAGGCCAATAATAGAAGCTCAAAACCCTGCTTTTGCCGCAGAAAAAATTGCAAAAGAATTGGGGGAATAA
- a CDS encoding dihydroorotate dehydrogenase, whose translation MINVGTVKLKGPVLVASGTFGYGSELSDLLDYKKLGGIITKTVTLEPREGNPLPRIAECTSGLLNTIGLQNIGIDKFISEKLPELKKLRIPVIVSVAGKSANDYVEIVSRLKRISWLSAIELNLSCPNLKKKIICQDENLVREIVRKCAKLSCVPIIVKLSPQLSDIAGVAANAMNAGASVISLVNTFPAMAIDIKTRKPKLSTITGGLSGPAIKPLAIRAVWEVYKETHAPIIGGGGIMSGEDAIEFMLAGASAVCVGSATFINPSAAADISDGIETYLKINKIRSVKEIIGQVKV comes from the coding sequence ATGATAAATGTTGGAACAGTTAAATTAAAAGGGCCAGTTTTAGTTGCATCAGGAACTTTCGGTTACGGAAGTGAGCTGAGTGATCTGCTTGACTACAAAAAACTTGGTGGCATAATAACTAAGACGGTTACGCTTGAACCAAGGGAAGGCAACCCGCTGCCACGCATAGCTGAATGCACAAGTGGTCTTTTAAATACGATAGGTCTTCAAAATATTGGCATAGATAAGTTTATTTCAGAAAAATTGCCGGAGCTAAAAAAACTAAGGATTCCGGTAATTGTAAGTGTTGCCGGCAAAAGTGCAAATGATTATGTTGAAATTGTATCGCGCCTAAAACGCATAAGCTGGCTTTCCGCAATAGAGTTAAACCTATCATGCCCGAATCTCAAAAAAAAGATTATATGCCAAGATGAAAATTTGGTGCGAGAGATTGTGCGTAAGTGCGCTAAGTTATCTTGCGTGCCAATTATTGTAAAACTTTCTCCACAGCTTTCAGATATTGCTGGAGTTGCCGCAAACGCAATGAATGCGGGTGCAAGCGTAATATCGCTTGTAAATACATTCCCGGCCATGGCAATTGATATTAAAACCCGCAAGCCAAAACTATCAACAATTACAGGCGGATTATCGGGCCCTGCAATTAAACCACTTGCCATACGGGCGGTTTGGGAAGTTTATAAGGAAACTCATGCTCCAATAATTGGCGGCGGTGGAATAATGAGCGGTGAAGATGCCATAGAGTTTATGCTTGCGGGTGCGAGTGCTGTCTGTGTTGGTAGTGCAACTTTTATAAACCCAAGCGCCGCCGCAGATATTTCAGACGGAATTGAGACATATTTAAAAATAAATAAAATTCGTTCTGTAAAAGAGATAATTGGGCAGGTAAAAGTATGA
- a CDS encoding dihydroorotate dehydrogenase electron transfer subunit, whose amino-acid sequence MPGVFLRRPLSVSLANDGAVEFIYRIVGAGTNSLAELKVGQKLSVLGPLGNAYLFSNMKGKTPILVAGGTGVASLSFLASKLKTKSIVFYGTKTAKDIIQIDFFKKIGCEVFVATENGSVGTKGFVTDIFMEMLTDYKNPIVFTCGPNAMISKVAEICKKNRVNGYASLEEKMACGTGVCQGCVVKINGEYKRVCADGPVFEISSIIQGLY is encoded by the coding sequence GTGCCCGGGGTTTTTTTACGCCGGCCATTAAGCGTTTCGCTTGCAAATGATGGAGCAGTAGAGTTTATCTACAGAATTGTTGGTGCTGGCACAAATTCTCTCGCAGAACTTAAAGTGGGTCAAAAACTTAGTGTGCTTGGCCCGCTTGGCAATGCTTATTTATTTTCCAATATGAAAGGCAAAACTCCAATACTTGTAGCTGGCGGCACTGGGGTTGCGTCACTTTCTTTTCTTGCCTCAAAACTTAAAACAAAAAGCATAGTTTTTTATGGAACAAAAACGGCAAAAGATATAATACAAATTGATTTCTTTAAAAAAATTGGATGTGAAGTGTTTGTAGCTACAGAAAATGGCTCGGTTGGAACAAAAGGTTTTGTGACGGACATATTTATGGAAATGTTAACCGATTATAAAAACCCAATTGTGTTTACTTGTGGACCCAATGCCATGATTAGTAAAGTTGCAGAAATTTGCAAAAAAAATAGAGTAAACGGGTATGCCTCACTTGAAGAAAAAATGGCCTGTGGTACTGGTGTTTGCCAAGGGTGCGTAGTTAAAATAAATGGCGAGTACAAGCGCGTTTGCGCCGACGGCCCGGTGTTTGAAATTAGCAGTATAATCCAAGGATTATATTGA
- a CDS encoding dihydroorotase, with protein sequence MKTLIKGGRVIDPANNFDKQADVLIEDGKIVAVAKNIKVIADKIIDATNLIVAPGLIDVHTHLREPGREEAETIATGTCAAAKGGFTTVLCMPNTKPALDNAPAVEFILLKAQKEGLVNVHPIGCITRGSAGEELAEIGVLKKAGVVAISDDGSPVSNSLVMRRALEYAKMFNLPVIAHCEDKNLAKNGVMNEGFTSTLLGLRGIPPQAEEIMVSRDVMLAQLTGGYLHVAHISTAGSVDIVRQAKKKKINVTAETCPHYFSLTDEAVKGYSTSTKMNPPLRTAADVVAIKAGLADGTIDCIASDHAPHSREEKSREFDIAPFGIIGLETMLSLSLMYLVDKKILSLKQLIAKFTANPAKIFALTDRGSLSKGKRADITIIDPSKVFIANSFISKSSNSPYLGKKLKGVAAYTIVGGKIVWSHKEGIIY encoded by the coding sequence ATGAAGACACTAATAAAAGGTGGCCGCGTAATAGACCCGGCAAACAACTTTGACAAACAAGCCGATGTGTTAATTGAAGACGGCAAAATAGTCGCGGTTGCAAAAAACATAAAAGTTATTGCAGATAAAATAATAGATGCTACAAACCTTATAGTTGCGCCTGGATTAATAGATGTTCACACGCATTTAAGGGAACCCGGCAGGGAAGAAGCAGAAACAATCGCGACCGGTACTTGTGCGGCGGCAAAGGGCGGTTTTACGACAGTTCTTTGTATGCCAAACACAAAGCCGGCGCTTGATAATGCACCCGCGGTTGAGTTTATTTTATTAAAAGCTCAAAAAGAAGGGCTTGTAAATGTTCATCCGATTGGTTGTATAACGCGCGGTTCTGCCGGCGAAGAACTTGCCGAAATAGGTGTTCTAAAAAAGGCCGGTGTTGTTGCAATTTCAGATGATGGCAGCCCGGTTTCAAACTCACTTGTTATGCGCAGGGCGCTTGAATACGCAAAAATGTTTAACTTACCGGTAATTGCTCATTGTGAAGATAAAAATTTGGCAAAGAATGGCGTGATGAATGAGGGTTTCACATCAACGTTGCTTGGCTTGCGCGGCATACCGCCTCAGGCCGAAGAGATAATGGTCAGCCGCGATGTTATGCTTGCTCAACTTACAGGTGGGTATTTGCATGTGGCTCACATATCTACCGCCGGCTCTGTTGACATTGTTCGGCAGGCAAAAAAGAAAAAAATAAATGTTACGGCAGAAACATGCCCTCATTATTTTTCTTTAACAGATGAAGCCGTAAAAGGTTATAGCACAAGTACAAAAATGAACCCGCCGCTTCGTACCGCGGCAGATGTAGTGGCAATTAAGGCAGGGCTTGCAGATGGCACAATTGATTGTATAGCTTCAGACCACGCGCCACATAGCCGGGAAGAAAAAAGCCGCGAGTTTGACATTGCGCCTTTTGGAATAATAGGATTAGAAACAATGCTTTCGTTGTCGTTAATGTACCTTGTTGATAAAAAAATACTTTCGTTAAAACAATTAATTGCAAAGTTCACAGCTAACCCGGCAAAGATATTTGCTTTAACTGATAGGGGTTCATTATCTAAAGGTAAAAGGGCTGATATAACAATAATCGACCCTTCAAAGGTTTTTATCGCAAACAGCTTTATATCAAAAAGTTCCAACTCCCCTTATTTGGGCAAAAAATTAAAGGGAGTTGCCGCATACACTATAGTTGGGGGTAAGATAGTCTGGTCACACAAAGAAGGGATTATTTATTAA
- a CDS encoding aspartate carbamoyltransferase catalytic subunit: MEKISGLKSKDLLGIEFLDKSEIELILNTAKPFKNLFTRSIKKVPALRGKTVVNLFYEPSTRTRTSFEIASKRLSADVVSIAVSSSSVVKGESLIDTGKTMEAMKADIIIIRHNLAGAPAILAKNLNASIINAGDGFHEHPSQGLLDAYTMRDKKNKIEGLTVLLVGDILHSRVAKSNIWALTKLGAKVSVAGPPTLIPKGIEKLGVKVFYNIDEALEGVDVVNILRIQLERQQENMFPSIHEYVELYQMNAQRLRMAKPDVLIMHPGPMNRGIEISSEVADSPNAVIREQVTNGIAVRMAILYLLGSKKQNGKASVLEAAQ, encoded by the coding sequence ATGGAAAAAATCTCTGGGTTAAAAAGCAAAGATTTACTTGGTATTGAATTTTTAGACAAAAGCGAAATTGAATTAATTTTAAACACCGCCAAACCATTTAAAAACCTCTTCACCCGTTCCATCAAAAAAGTTCCCGCCCTTAGAGGTAAAACTGTAGTAAACCTGTTTTACGAACCATCCACCAGAACCCGCACATCTTTTGAAATCGCCTCAAAACGCCTCTCAGCCGATGTTGTAAGCATAGCTGTATCCTCATCAAGCGTAGTAAAAGGGGAAAGCCTTATAGATACGGGCAAAACTATGGAGGCAATGAAGGCCGATATAATAATAATCAGGCACAATTTGGCGGGTGCGCCTGCGATACTTGCCAAAAACCTAAACGCTTCAATAATAAATGCCGGTGACGGTTTTCACGAACACCCTTCTCAAGGGTTACTTGATGCTTACACAATGCGTGATAAAAAAAATAAAATTGAGGGCTTGACTGTACTACTGGTGGGTGATATTTTGCACAGTAGAGTGGCAAAGTCAAATATTTGGGCACTCACTAAGCTTGGGGCAAAAGTGAGTGTAGCAGGCCCACCGACACTTATCCCAAAAGGTATAGAAAAGCTTGGAGTAAAAGTGTTCTACAACATAGATGAAGCATTGGAAGGTGTTGATGTAGTAAACATTTTAAGAATACAGCTTGAGCGTCAGCAGGAAAATATGTTCCCGTCAATACACGAGTATGTTGAACTTTACCAAATGAATGCCCAACGCTTGCGTATGGCAAAGCCCGATGTGCTTATAATGCACCCTGGCCCAATGAATAGAGGCATAGAAATTTCCTCAGAAGTCGCAGATAGCCCAAATGCAGTAATAAGGGAACAGGTGACAAACGGCATAGCGGTGCGTATGGCAATTTTATACCTGCTTGGAAGCAAAAAACAAAATGGCAAGGCATCAGTTTTGGAGGCGGCACAATGA
- the pyrR gene encoding bifunctional pyr operon transcriptional regulator/uracil phosphoribosyltransferase PyrR, whose translation MEKIIAGKTEITKILKALAVQIAKANKDLSLLAIVGIQTRGKYLAKRIAELLNTTNKTKIPFGFIDTTLYRDDVATTSATRAIKETDLPFEVSDKKIILVDDVLFTGRTVRAALDGIMDFGRPKSIALAVLVDRGNRELPIAPDFIGMAIVTKPTDKVKLEVSELDGADRVILLKD comes from the coding sequence ATGGAAAAAATAATTGCTGGCAAAACCGAAATTACAAAAATTCTTAAAGCTCTTGCCGTGCAAATTGCAAAAGCAAACAAAGACCTAAGCTTGCTGGCGATTGTAGGTATTCAAACAAGAGGCAAGTACCTGGCAAAACGAATCGCTGAGTTGTTAAATACCACAAATAAAACAAAAATCCCTTTTGGGTTTATAGATACAACACTTTACCGTGATGATGTTGCCACAACATCGGCCACACGGGCTATAAAAGAAACCGACCTGCCATTTGAGGTTTCAGATAAAAAAATAATCCTGGTTGACGATGTTCTCTTTACAGGCAGAACTGTACGTGCCGCGCTTGATGGCATAATGGATTTTGGCAGGCCCAAAAGCATAGCACTTGCGGTATTGGTTGATCGAGGTAACAGGGAGTTACCCATAGCACCCGACTTTATTGGTATGGCAATTGTTACAAAACCAACTGACAAGGTTAAGCTTGAAGTTAGCGAGCTTGACGGAGCCGACAGAGTAATTCTTTTAAAGGATTAA
- the purE gene encoding 5-(carboxyamino)imidazole ribonucleotide mutase, which produces MKKIKVAIVVGSDSDLPIIVNTTKILEELSIAYSIAVASAHRTPDKVIKYVKDCENAGADVFIAAAGMAAALPGVVASKTLKPVIGLPIESKALGGQDALFSIVQMPQGIPVATVAIGKAGAVNAGILAAQILAIKDNEILQKLILYRKKLANNVNEKNAKLQKVGIAKFVEQNTK; this is translated from the coding sequence ATGAAGAAAATAAAAGTTGCAATAGTAGTTGGTTCCGACTCAGACCTGCCAATAATTGTTAACACTACAAAAATTTTGGAAGAATTAAGCATTGCATACAGCATAGCTGTGGCTTCAGCGCATAGAACACCCGATAAAGTAATAAAGTATGTGAAAGATTGTGAAAATGCCGGTGCTGATGTATTTATTGCTGCGGCAGGTATGGCTGCGGCGTTGCCCGGTGTGGTTGCCTCAAAAACATTAAAACCCGTAATAGGGTTGCCAATTGAAAGCAAAGCGCTTGGCGGACAAGACGCGCTGTTTTCAATAGTTCAAATGCCTCAGGGTATTCCGGTTGCAACCGTAGCCATAGGTAAAGCAGGTGCTGTAAATGCCGGCATTCTTGCCGCGCAAATACTTGCCATTAAAGATAACGAAATTCTGCAAAAGCTTATTTTATACAGAAAAAAATTGGCCAATAACGTAAACGAAAAAAATGCAAAATTACAAAAAGTTGGCATAGCAAAGTTTGTTGAACAAAACACAAAATAA
- the purD gene encoding phosphoribosylamine--glycine ligase has protein sequence MKVLVIGSGAREHALVWKINQSKKVDKIFCIPGNPGIAKIAQCVDIKTDNFYALGNFAKENNIGLTVVGPEVPLVNGLTDYFESLGLKVFGANKAAAMFEGSKAFSKNFMQKYKVPTAKYGVFTNIENAEVFLDSFPESDKIVIKASGLAAGKGVVICENSKNAKEIAGEFLSGKAFGVAGKEIVIEEFLNGEEVSVLIFTDGKNYSIMPASQDHKRVFDNDQGPNTGGMGAYCPAPIFTNELKKKTERLIIKPVLDGLRKDGINYKGVLYIGLMINNSEPSVLEFNCRFGDPETQALLPLLKTDFVEIAQKINENQLDKINIDWYNKSVVCVVLSSAGYPGEYTTGRVINGLDNASKQDDILIFHAGTKEANGVLLTSGGRVLGVTAIAENIKSAIKKVYEAVEKISFEGMHYRKDIAKKAL, from the coding sequence ATGAAAGTGTTGGTAATAGGTTCCGGAGCAAGGGAGCATGCTCTTGTCTGGAAAATAAACCAAAGCAAAAAAGTGGATAAAATTTTTTGTATTCCAGGTAATCCGGGTATTGCAAAAATTGCTCAATGCGTAGATATAAAAACCGACAATTTTTATGCTCTTGGCAATTTTGCGAAGGAAAACAATATCGGCTTAACCGTTGTAGGGCCTGAAGTCCCTTTGGTAAATGGTCTTACCGATTATTTTGAAAGCTTAGGCTTAAAAGTTTTTGGGGCAAATAAAGCTGCGGCAATGTTTGAAGGCAGCAAGGCATTTTCAAAAAACTTTATGCAAAAATATAAAGTGCCCACCGCAAAATATGGTGTGTTTACAAATATAGAAAATGCGGAAGTTTTTTTAGATAGTTTTCCGGAAAGCGACAAAATTGTTATAAAAGCGAGCGGCCTTGCCGCCGGTAAGGGTGTTGTAATATGTGAAAACTCAAAGAATGCAAAAGAGATTGCAGGAGAGTTTTTAAGTGGCAAAGCTTTTGGCGTAGCAGGTAAAGAAATTGTAATAGAGGAATTCTTAAATGGGGAAGAGGTATCGGTTTTAATATTCACCGATGGCAAAAACTACTCTATAATGCCCGCTTCTCAAGACCACAAAAGAGTTTTTGACAATGACCAGGGCCCAAACACAGGCGGTATGGGGGCGTATTGCCCTGCACCGATTTTCACAAATGAGTTAAAGAAAAAAACTGAAAGATTAATTATAAAACCTGTGCTTGACGGTTTGCGCAAAGATGGCATAAATTATAAAGGTGTTTTATACATTGGCTTGATGATAAATAATTCTGAGCCATCGGTTCTTGAGTTTAACTGTCGTTTTGGCGACCCGGAAACACAGGCACTATTGCCATTATTAAAAACAGATTTTGTTGAAATAGCCCAGAAAATCAATGAAAATCAATTAGACAAAATAAACATAGATTGGTATAATAAATCGGTAGTATGTGTTGTACTATCAAGCGCTGGTTACCCGGGTGAGTACACAACAGGCCGGGTAATTAATGGCCTTGATAATGCATCAAAACAAGATGACATTCTAATCTTTCATGCCGGAACAAAAGAAGCAAATGGCGTTTTGCTAACCTCAGGTGGCAGGGTTCTTGGGGTAACGGCCATAGCTGAGAACATAAAAAGTGCTATAAAAAAAGTTTATGAAGCAGTAGAAAAAATTAGTTTTGAAGGTATGCATTACAGAAAAGACATAGCAAAAAAAGCGCTGTAA